In Planctomycetota bacterium, a single window of DNA contains:
- a CDS encoding FecR domain-containing protein, translated as MNNCDKIRLATDAYIKGLLPEEEMRSVTNHLESCPECKNVLIQSKKVSAILHKWADITPKDNFIEAVNEKIDELGVHEYPEVNLFYRLRYAFASAAVILLAVVIWLASPKPPETIQPISLDSGTVSVRQDNQSQEATTKGTYYIKSDTVMQTAGTKAVLSLADRTKIEMDRQTALNITQPSEKSRGNILLHQGSIYLDVAKNPKTLYVETESGRIKVVGTRFRVNHLKYNAPVRKQIDDNVISAEGIKITTVSVDEGTVQVEWKNSVHPVKAGERVAFSISIKPIGFDLPVGDNMADRAKHLLELLKQFSERNDFDKALAAEAILTGMGEETIPSLMEILKSTPSGKYNSVYLGRVLSRVGSEKLYPELEAIIKSSGYYIEYRSAAAETLVGINPSRGAIILLDIFANTDTDTRKLCLTALQDKKSIGAANTAELIKILVNIIKKGESKDNPLFNAALESLAGISDNSALPLLYELLKNETDYRIILSASRAIVRLGDKSDREKTLVRLYALSEDKNDLVKLATIKTIMSLENAQGKQRLVNRLVDIGLASTDPKVKLACLETAVILGDTQAFELLKNIIAQGNSDLTLQAIQKIARITSSDAFSGFSVELLVSGYYDLINRWKRTQDQIYRNLADQITRSLQGIKNQRSLPVIRGLLDSNEPDLVLSAVRILANIGEKEDIFTLRTLLGKVTNESMRGEIITAIATLRTTLDIRDE; from the coding sequence ATGAATAATTGCGATAAAATCAGATTGGCCACAGATGCTTATATAAAGGGATTGTTGCCTGAGGAAGAAATGCGTTCAGTTACCAATCATCTTGAAAGTTGCCCGGAATGCAAGAATGTTCTTATCCAGTCAAAGAAGGTCTCGGCAATACTTCATAAATGGGCCGATATCACGCCCAAAGATAACTTTATAGAAGCCGTCAACGAGAAAATAGATGAATTAGGCGTCCATGAGTACCCGGAAGTAAACCTGTTTTATCGACTCAGGTATGCATTTGCTTCAGCCGCGGTAATATTATTAGCAGTAGTTATCTGGCTGGCCAGCCCTAAACCACCTGAAACAATCCAGCCGATTTCCCTTGATAGCGGAACAGTATCAGTCCGGCAAGACAACCAATCTCAGGAGGCAACCACAAAAGGGACATATTACATCAAAAGCGATACGGTAATGCAAACCGCCGGAACCAAGGCCGTGTTATCCCTGGCTGACCGGACCAAAATAGAGATGGACCGGCAAACCGCCCTGAATATCACCCAACCGTCCGAGAAGAGCCGGGGCAATATCCTCCTGCACCAAGGTTCTATTTACCTTGATGTGGCCAAGAATCCTAAAACGTTATATGTCGAGACCGAATCAGGCCGAATCAAGGTGGTCGGAACCAGATTCAGGGTTAATCACCTGAAATACAATGCGCCGGTCCGGAAACAGATTGATGACAACGTAATAAGCGCCGAAGGTATCAAAATCACTACGGTCAGCGTTGATGAAGGAACCGTGCAGGTGGAGTGGAAAAATTCCGTACATCCGGTAAAAGCCGGTGAACGGGTTGCCTTCAGCATCAGCATAAAACCAATCGGATTTGATTTGCCGGTCGGCGATAATATGGCCGACCGAGCTAAACATCTCCTGGAGCTGCTCAAACAGTTCAGCGAACGTAATGACTTTGACAAAGCATTGGCGGCTGAGGCAATCCTGACCGGAATGGGCGAAGAAACCATCCCTTCTTTGATGGAAATCCTTAAAAGCACGCCATCAGGAAAATATAACTCCGTGTATCTGGGCCGGGTTTTAAGCCGGGTCGGCTCTGAAAAACTGTATCCGGAACTTGAGGCGATCATAAAATCATCCGGCTATTATATAGAATACCGTTCAGCCGCGGCCGAGACGCTCGTGGGGATTAACCCATCCCGCGGCGCTATAATCTTGCTGGATATCTTCGCAAATACGGACACCGATACCAGGAAACTGTGCCTGACCGCACTTCAGGATAAAAAATCCATCGGCGCGGCCAATACCGCCGAACTGATAAAGATTCTGGTCAATATCATAAAAAAGGGCGAGAGTAAAGACAACCCCCTCTTTAACGCGGCCCTGGAATCCCTAGCCGGCATCTCGGATAACTCGGCGCTGCCGCTTCTTTATGAGCTACTGAAGAACGAGACCGATTACCGAATAATATTATCTGCCAGCCGGGCCATTGTCCGCTTGGGAGACAAATCCGACCGTGAAAAGACACTCGTGCGGCTCTATGCCTTATCCGAAGACAAGAATGACCTGGTAAAGCTGGCGACCATAAAAACGATTATGTCACTGGAGAACGCCCAGGGCAAACAGCGCCTGGTCAACCGCCTGGTTGATATCGGCCTGGCCAGCACTGACCCCAAGGTCAAACTGGCCTGCCTGGAAACCGCCGTTATTTTGGGAGATACCCAGGCATTTGAACTTCTCAAAAATATCATTGCCCAGGGCAATAGCGACCTAACCCTTCAGGCCATCCAGAAGATAGCCCGAATTACCTCTTCGGACGCCTTTTCCGGCTTTTCAGTGGAACTCCTGGTCAGCGGCTATTATGACCTGATTAACCGCTGGAAAAGAACCCAGGATCAAATCTACCGCAATCTGGCAGACCAGATTACCCGCTCGCTCCAAGGCATTAAAAACCAGCGCTCCCTGCCGGTTATCAGGGGCCTATTGGACAGCAACGAGCCGGATTTGGTGCTCAGCGCGGTCAGAATCCTGGCCAATATCGGCGAAAAAGAGGATATATTCACCCTCAGAACACTGCTGGGCAAGGTTACGAATGAATCCATGCGTGGAGAGATCATAACCGCCATCGCCACCCTCAGAACCACCCTGGATATCCGTGATGAATAA
- a CDS encoding RNA polymerase sigma factor, producing MKETGQQLPDSALVKQAQKGDRKAFNALIEKYHKAIVNFVYRNINDASRSEELAQKVFVRCYLNIKHYNQRYKFTTWLYTIAVNLCKNELRDKARRPRNVELTDLVRPDVNRDASPVDALADKEIREKVSRAVQSLPEDQREAIIMAVYNDLPYKEIADVLKTNENTVKSWIFRGKQMLFEMLKGYVN from the coding sequence ATGAAAGAAACAGGCCAACAACTTCCTGATTCGGCGCTGGTTAAACAGGCGCAGAAAGGAGACCGTAAAGCATTTAATGCCCTAATAGAAAAGTACCATAAGGCCATCGTTAATTTTGTTTACCGCAATATCAACGATGCCTCGAGGTCGGAGGAATTGGCCCAAAAGGTCTTTGTCCGCTGTTATCTTAATATCAAACACTATAACCAGCGGTATAAATTTACCACCTGGTTATATACGATTGCGGTCAATCTCTGCAAGAACGAGCTCCGGGATAAAGCCCGGCGCCCCCGGAATGTGGAGCTGACCGATTTGGTCCGTCCCGATGTGAATCGGGACGCCTCGCCGGTAGATGCACTGGCAGATAAGGAGATACGGGAAAAGGTGTCCCGGGCAGTCCAGTCACTGCCTGAAGACCAGCGTGAGGCCATCATAATGGCGGTTTATAATGATTTGCCTTATAAGGAAATCGCCGATGTCCTCAAAACCAATGAGAACACGGTAAAATCATGGATATTCAGAGGCAAACAAATGCTCTTTGAGATGCTTAAAGGATACGTGAATTAG
- a CDS encoding ABC transporter ATP-binding protein, with translation MIEFNGVKKILGNKTVLNGVNFKIAKGETFAIIGRSGAGKSVTLKLMVGLMQPDSGKVTVDGTDITNPDEMLLSNMRKKFGFLFQGSALLNSLTVGENVGLPLREHQEMPEEGINKRVTEVLEIVGLHNAENLMPAELSGGMRKRVSLARSIVRYPEIILYDEPTTGLDPIMSNVINNLIIRLRKKLNITSVVVTHDMKSTFMVANRIALLYHGKIIQTGDVEYFQKSQDPFIRQFVEGDSEGPFEEET, from the coding sequence ATGATAGAATTTAATGGCGTTAAAAAAATCCTGGGCAATAAAACCGTTTTGAACGGAGTAAATTTTAAGATAGCCAAAGGCGAGACCTTTGCGATAATCGGCCGAAGCGGAGCTGGTAAAAGCGTGACTCTCAAACTGATGGTCGGATTGATGCAACCTGATTCAGGCAAAGTTACCGTTGACGGCACGGATATCACCAACCCGGATGAAATGCTACTCAGCAATATGCGTAAGAAATTCGGATTCCTCTTCCAGGGCAGCGCATTGCTCAATTCACTCACGGTCGGCGAGAATGTCGGACTGCCCTTAAGGGAACACCAGGAGATGCCGGAAGAAGGCATAAATAAGCGGGTTACCGAGGTTCTGGAGATTGTAGGTCTGCATAACGCCGAAAACCTGATGCCGGCTGAATTAAGCGGCGGCATGCGAAAACGGGTCTCGCTGGCCCGTTCCATTGTCCGATACCCGGAAATCATCCTCTATGACGAGCCGACCACGGGCCTGGACCCGATAATGTCCAACGTGATCAACAACCTGATTATCCGCCTGAGGAAAAAACTGAATATCACCTCGGTCGTGGTAACCCATGATATGAAAAGCACCTTTATGGTGGCAAACCGGATTGCCCTGCTCTATCACGGCAAGATTATCCAGACCGGTGATGTGGAATATTTCCAAAAATCTCAAGACCCGTTTATCAGGCAGTTCGTGGAAGGCGATTCCGAAGGTCCGTTTGAAGAGGAAACCTAA
- a CDS encoding F0F1 ATP synthase subunit epsilon translates to MKPFELEIITPESTVFKGQVSSLIFPAHHGYMGVLGGHASFAGSLGTGKTTFNIVTEDASKQNEPKPSVKTYSVKDGFIEITSKPFSTTKITILAENIEEKDKIMKEKE, encoded by the coding sequence ATGAAACCATTTGAACTTGAGATTATAACGCCTGAGAGCACGGTATTCAAGGGCCAGGTTTCGTCACTGATTTTTCCGGCTCATCACGGCTACATGGGCGTTTTGGGCGGACATGCATCATTTGCCGGCTCTCTGGGAACCGGCAAAACCACCTTTAATATTGTTACCGAGGATGCGTCCAAACAGAACGAACCCAAACCCTCCGTTAAGACCTATTCTGTCAAGGATGGCTTTATAGAAATAACATCCAAGCCATTCTCTACAACCAAGATAACGATTCTGGCGGAGAATATCGAAGAAAAAGATAAGATAATGAAAGAAAAGGAATGA
- a CDS encoding NAD-dependent epimerase/dehydratase family protein, with protein sequence MPEKILVTGAFGQIGTELVEALQKRYGIDNIIALGHRNIPADFKGILEKGGTEDKEVMHSILKKHKITQIYHLASILSATGEKNPQLAWDVNVTSLKNVLDLAVEQKAKVLLPSSIAVFGPTTPRSNTPQHTMLEPTTMYGVTKVTGELLCQYYFVRYGLDVRGLRYPGLISWKTEPGGGTTDYAVAIFYDAIKAGKYACYLRDDTTMPMMYMDDAIKGTIDIMEADAKKIRVRTSYNMAAISFSPKEIAAEIKKHIPAFTCTYTPDFRQKIADSWPMSIDDSDARKDWGWKHDYDLPKMVAEMLTHLRKKLVVNSPA encoded by the coding sequence ATGCCAGAGAAAATCCTGGTAACCGGCGCATTCGGGCAAATCGGGACAGAACTTGTTGAAGCATTGCAGAAGAGATACGGAATTGATAACATCATCGCTCTAGGACATCGCAATATCCCGGCTGATTTCAAGGGCATACTGGAAAAAGGCGGCACCGAAGACAAGGAGGTTATGCATTCTATTCTCAAGAAGCATAAAATAACCCAGATATACCACCTGGCTTCTATCCTCTCCGCTACGGGAGAGAAGAATCCGCAGCTGGCCTGGGATGTCAACGTTACCAGCCTGAAAAATGTCCTCGACCTGGCCGTGGAGCAAAAGGCAAAGGTATTGCTGCCCAGCTCAATTGCCGTTTTTGGTCCGACCACTCCCCGGTCAAATACGCCCCAACACACTATGCTCGAGCCGACCACGATGTACGGCGTTACCAAGGTCACCGGCGAATTGCTGTGCCAGTATTATTTTGTCAGATACGGACTGGACGTCCGCGGCCTGAGATATCCCGGATTAATCAGCTGGAAAACCGAACCGGGCGGCGGCACCACTGACTACGCCGTGGCGATATTCTATGACGCCATCAAGGCTGGCAAATACGCCTGCTACCTCAGGGACGATACAACCATGCCGATGATGTATATGGACGACGCCATAAAGGGAACTATCGACATCATGGAAGCTGACGCCAAGAAAATCAGGGTCCGAACCAGCTACAACATGGCGGCCATAAGCTTTTCTCCAAAAGAAATCGCAGCGGAAATCAAGAAGCATATTCCCGCCTTTACCTGCACCTACACTCCTGATTTCCGGCAAAAAATAGCGGATTCATGGCCCATGTCCATAGACGATTCGGATGCCCGTAAGGACTGGGGCTGGAAACACGATTACGATTTGCCCAAAATGGTGGCGGAAATGCTGACGCATCTCCGCAAGAAGCTGGTCGTGAATAGTCCGGCATAA
- the mce gene encoding methylmalonyl-CoA epimerase: MIKLDHIGIAVKKIETALPFYQNGLELTPHIEEVPVMKVRTAKLPTANMVIELVEPLEGEQAVSKFLAKRGEGIHHLCFAVANIREMMKQLEAKGYKPLYPEPKTGAGGHLVNFLAPQDTSGVLIEISEHP, from the coding sequence ATGATAAAACTAGACCACATCGGGATTGCCGTAAAGAAAATAGAAACCGCCCTGCCCTTTTACCAGAATGGGCTGGAACTGACACCTCATATAGAGGAGGTGCCAGTAATGAAGGTCCGGACGGCCAAGCTGCCAACCGCTAATATGGTAATCGAATTAGTCGAGCCATTGGAAGGCGAGCAGGCAGTCAGCAAATTCCTGGCCAAGCGCGGTGAGGGCATCCATCACCTCTGCTTTGCCGTGGCTAACATCAGGGAAATGATGAAACAACTTGAGGCCAAGGGTTATAAGCCGCTATATCCGGAGCCGAAGACCGGTGCCGGCGGGCATCTGGTCAATTTCCTGGCTCCCCAAGACACTTCCGGTGTTTTAATCGAAATATCGGAGCATCCATAA
- a CDS encoding methylmalonyl-CoA mutase: MKHFYSPSDIDNLDYNINLGLPGEYPFTRGVHPTMYHGRLWTMRQYSGFATAEETNRRSKFLLRKGQTGLSIAFDLPTQMGYDADHPMSRGEIGKTGVNISSLADMAILFDGIPLDKVSVSMTINATCPIILGMYLVLAERQKAKFTDLAGTVQNDILKEYVARGAYIFPPDPSLRLVVDIIEYCLKNTPKWNFISVSGYHIREAGSTAGQEIGFTLANGIAYVRACLKRNLDINEIGKRISFFFNAHNDFFEEVAKFRAARRLWARIMKEQFQATDPRAMMLRFHTQTAGCTLTAQQPDNNVTRVALQAMSAVLGGTQSLHTNSRDEALALPTEKSVQIALRTQQLLAYESAAGKVVDPLAGSYYLETITDKLEKEAVSYIDKIDQLGGSTKAIASGFYQQEISRTAYEYQKKIETRKQIIVGLNKFTDKESNRIKTLKVTPALQKKQVMRITQYKRKRDIKAVNQALVSLKSVAQSSDNLMPAIMESIKQNATLGEISSALREVFGEHKGAIIF, from the coding sequence ATGAAACATTTTTATTCCCCGTCAGATATTGATAATCTCGATTACAACATCAATTTGGGCCTGCCCGGAGAATATCCGTTTACCCGAGGCGTGCATCCGACGATGTATCACGGACGGCTCTGGACCATGCGGCAGTATTCCGGATTTGCCACGGCTGAAGAGACCAACCGGCGCTCCAAATTCCTGCTCCGGAAAGGCCAGACCGGCTTAAGCATCGCCTTTGACCTGCCCACCCAGATGGGCTATGATGCAGACCATCCGATGAGCCGGGGGGAAATCGGCAAGACCGGCGTTAATATCAGCTCGCTGGCCGACATGGCAATACTCTTTGACGGGATTCCGCTGGATAAAGTCAGCGTCTCTATGACCATCAACGCCACCTGCCCGATTATCCTAGGGATGTACCTGGTGCTGGCCGAACGGCAGAAGGCGAAATTTACCGACCTGGCCGGCACAGTCCAGAATGACATCCTCAAAGAATATGTGGCGCGCGGGGCTTACATATTCCCGCCTGACCCGTCCCTGCGCCTGGTGGTGGATATAATAGAATACTGCCTGAAGAACACGCCCAAGTGGAATTTCATCAGCGTCAGCGGCTATCATATCCGCGAGGCCGGCTCAACGGCCGGGCAGGAAATCGGATTTACCTTAGCCAACGGCATTGCCTATGTCCGGGCCTGCCTTAAGCGCAACCTTGATATTAATGAAATCGGCAAGCGCATCTCGTTCTTCTTCAATGCCCATAATGATTTCTTTGAAGAGGTGGCCAAGTTCCGGGCCGCCCGGCGGCTCTGGGCCCGGATTATGAAGGAACAATTCCAGGCCACTGACCCGCGGGCCATGATGCTGCGCTTCCACACCCAAACGGCCGGCTGCACCCTGACCGCCCAACAACCGGACAATAATGTGACGCGCGTGGCACTTCAGGCGATGTCAGCCGTGCTGGGCGGCACCCAAAGCCTACATACCAATTCACGGGACGAGGCCCTAGCTTTGCCGACCGAAAAATCGGTCCAGATTGCCCTGCGTACCCAACAACTCCTGGCCTATGAAAGCGCGGCCGGTAAAGTCGTTGACCCGCTGGCCGGCTCTTATTATCTGGAAACCATTACGGATAAACTGGAGAAAGAAGCAGTCAGTTATATTGATAAGATTGACCAGCTGGGCGGCTCAACCAAAGCTATTGCCAGCGGATTCTACCAGCAGGAAATCTCCCGAACCGCCTATGAATACCAGAAGAAAATTGAAACTCGGAAACAAATTATCGTCGGGTTGAACAAGTTTACCGATAAGGAATCAAACCGGATAAAAACCCTCAAGGTCACGCCGGCTTTGCAGAAAAAGCAGGTAATGCGAATAACTCAATACAAGAGAAAGAGGGATATAAAAGCGGTCAACCAGGCGCTGGTCTCGCTGAAATCAGTTGCCCAATCAAGCGATAACCTTATGCCGGCGATTATGGAGTCAATAAAACAGAACGCCACATTAGGCGAAATCTCATCCGCCTTACGCGAGGTATTCGGGGAACATAAGGGAGCAATTATCTTTTAA
- a CDS encoding biopolymer transporter ExbD has protein sequence MALKMTPMIDVIFQLLIFLMCALHFRSLETKLETVLPANKEITKPLTGVNQVIITLTHNDRNPMMPTIKLDGISLTNYDELTKTLETISNSTREISVLIEPQKEIPTQCVVDAIDACNKAGMKPKLAK, from the coding sequence ATGGCACTCAAAATGACGCCGATGATAGACGTCATATTCCAGTTGCTTATATTCCTGATGTGCGCGCTTCATTTCAGGTCGCTTGAAACCAAACTTGAAACCGTCCTACCGGCTAACAAAGAGATAACAAAACCGCTGACCGGTGTAAATCAGGTCATCATCACACTTACCCACAATGACCGCAATCCGATGATGCCAACGATAAAACTTGACGGTATATCCCTGACAAATTATGATGAACTTACCAAGACATTAGAAACCATCAGTAATTCAACCAGGGAAATATCTGTCCTAATAGAACCCCAAAAGGAAATTCCGACCCAGTGCGTGGTTGACGCGATAGACGCCTGCAATAAGGCGGGCATGAAACCGAAATTAGCAAAATGA
- the rpmI gene encoding 50S ribosomal protein L35 — translation MPKMKTCKAVSKRIKRTATGKLLRHRPGKSHLLSAKNAKRRRHIRKVGQIISKPFVDKISRLILH, via the coding sequence ATGCCGAAAATGAAAACCTGCAAGGCCGTGTCCAAGCGAATCAAACGCACCGCCACCGGAAAACTGCTCAGGCACAGGCCCGGAAAGAGCCATCTCTTATCCGCCAAGAACGCCAAGAGAAGGAGACACATCAGAAAGGTCGGACAGATTATTTCCAAGCCATTCGTGGATAAGATATCAAGATTAATCTTGCATTAG
- a CDS encoding translation initiation factor IF-3, with the protein MIKDLRKNDRIRIKTIRVIDETGTHLGIMPTADALKMALEKGFDLVEVSPDAAPPVCKIMSYSKYKYEEHKKEQKAKKQHHQGRLKELRLRPITEEHDLMVRVNQAKGFLKKGDRVLFNLFFKGREIAHKEIGFKLMERIRDELKGVAKVDKNISREGHRLTLILAPSNTQSEKPVATNT; encoded by the coding sequence ATCATTAAAGACCTAAGAAAAAACGACCGGATCAGAATAAAAACCATCCGAGTAATTGACGAGACCGGCACGCATCTAGGGATTATGCCCACGGCTGATGCCCTGAAAATGGCGCTGGAAAAAGGATTTGACCTGGTTGAGGTCTCACCTGATGCCGCGCCACCGGTTTGCAAGATAATGAGTTACAGCAAATATAAATACGAGGAGCATAAGAAAGAACAGAAAGCAAAGAAACAACATCATCAGGGACGCTTAAAAGAACTCAGGCTACGGCCGATAACCGAAGAACACGATCTTATGGTGCGGGTGAACCAAGCCAAAGGTTTTCTGAAGAAAGGCGACCGGGTGCTTTTCAATCTCTTCTTCAAGGGCCGGGAAATCGCCCACAAGGAAATCGGATTTAAGTTGATGGAACGTATCAGGGACGAATTAAAGGGTGTGGCCAAGGTAGATAAGAATATCTCCAGGGAAGGTCATCGTCTAACCCTGATTTTAGCGCCGAGTAATACGCAGTCGGAAAAACCGGTTGCTACGAATACATAA
- a CDS encoding threonine--tRNA ligase, translating into MMSIQNKQELDTLRHSISHIMADAVKRLFPATKLAIGPAIDDGFYYDFDTPKPFLPEDLASIEKEMARIAKENSKFERTELSKPEAEKLLKDEPYKLEMLRELPDEKATFYKHGNFMDMCRGPHIERTGLAKYYKLLSATGAYWRGDEHNKMLQRIYGTAFLTKEELDGHLKHIEEVKKRDHRRLGKDLDLFSIQYDDAGPGLVFWHPKGAMIRKTMEDFWRNEHLRNGYEMIFAPHIARIGLWKTSGHWDFYHENMYSPMDIDGQEYILKPMNCPGHILVYKTKVRSYRDLPIRWAELGTVYRYERSGVLQGLFRVRGFTQDDAHLFCRMDQLLEEAKGVINFGLHIFRAFGFSDFKMRLSTRPTEKYVGTIENWDKATAVLKEAIVQTGLPYTVDEGQAVFYGPKADIDIKDSLGRDWQCFTLQVDFNLPERFDLYYNAQDGTRQRPIMLHRALMGSLERFFGILIEHYAGAFPVWLAPVQTTVIPVLEGQNEYAKKIHSELLAAGVRAKIDLRNERLSERIKDAADQKVPYILVVGEKEEKENTVALRERGQREITALKLDEFIKRITGEIEQKK; encoded by the coding sequence ATAATGAGTATTCAGAATAAACAGGAATTGGATACCCTGAGACATTCCATCTCGCACATAATGGCGGACGCAGTCAAACGGCTTTTCCCGGCCACTAAACTGGCCATCGGACCGGCCATTGACGACGGCTTCTATTATGATTTTGACACGCCCAAGCCGTTTTTACCGGAAGACCTGGCCTCGATAGAAAAAGAGATGGCCCGGATCGCCAAGGAGAACAGCAAATTCGAGCGGACGGAATTAAGCAAACCGGAGGCAGAAAAGCTCCTCAAGGATGAGCCGTATAAACTGGAGATGCTCCGGGAACTGCCGGACGAGAAGGCGACTTTCTACAAGCACGGTAATTTCATGGATATGTGCCGCGGGCCGCACATAGAGCGGACCGGACTGGCCAAATATTACAAACTGCTTTCAGCCACCGGCGCTTACTGGCGCGGCGACGAACATAATAAAATGCTCCAGCGCATCTACGGCACGGCATTCCTGACCAAAGAAGAACTGGACGGTCATCTAAAACACATTGAAGAAGTCAAGAAGCGCGACCACCGCCGTCTGGGCAAGGACCTGGATTTGTTCAGCATCCAGTATGACGACGCCGGCCCGGGCCTGGTCTTCTGGCATCCCAAGGGCGCGATGATTCGCAAGACCATGGAGGATTTTTGGCGCAATGAGCATCTCAGAAACGGCTACGAGATGATTTTCGCGCCCCATATCGCCCGGATTGGGCTGTGGAAGACCTCGGGACACTGGGATTTTTACCACGAGAATATGTATTCCCCGATGGATATCGACGGCCAGGAGTATATCCTGAAACCGATGAACTGCCCGGGCCATATCCTGGTCTATAAAACCAAGGTGCGCAGTTACCGCGACCTACCCATCCGCTGGGCGGAATTGGGCACGGTTTACCGCTACGAGCGCTCCGGCGTGCTCCAGGGCCTGTTCCGGGTGCGCGGGTTTACCCAGGACGACGCGCACCTGTTCTGCCGGATGGACCAGTTGCTGGAAGAAGCCAAGGGCGTGATTAATTTCGGCCTGCATATCTTCCGGGCGTTCGGGTTCAGCGATTTCAAGATGCGGCTCTCGACCCGGCCGACGGAGAAATATGTCGGCACGATTGAAAACTGGGACAAGGCCACGGCCGTACTCAAAGAAGCCATCGTGCAGACCGGACTGCCTTATACGGTGGACGAGGGCCAGGCGGTCTTTTATGGGCCCAAGGCGGATATTGATATCAAGGATTCGTTGGGCCGCGACTGGCAGTGCTTCACGCTCCAGGTGGATTTCAACCTGCCGGAGCGGTTTGACCTTTATTACAACGCCCAGGACGGGACCAGGCAGAGGCCGATAATGCTGCACCGGGCGCTGATGGGCTCGCTGGAACGGTTTTTCGGGATATTGATTGAACATTACGCCGGCGCATTCCCGGTCTGGCTGGCCCCGGTCCAGACCACGGTCATCCCGGTGCTGGAAGGGCAAAACGAATACGCCAAGAAAATACATTCGGAACTGCTGGCGGCCGGAGTGCGCGCCAAGATAGACCTACGCAATGAGCGGCTGTCCGAGCGCATCAAGGACGCGGCGGACCAGAAGGTACCTTATATCCTGGTGGTGGGCGAAAAGGAAGAGAAGGAAAACACCGTGGCGCTGCGCGAACGGGGCCAGAGGGAAATAACCGCCCTGAAACTGGATGAGTTTATCAAAAGAATAACCGGAGAAATAGAACAGAAGAAATAA